The Thermodesulfobacterium sp. TA1 sequence TATTTATTCCTTTTTCTTTTTGTCCTGCAAGATAGTAAGCCCAGCCCAAGTTAGTTTTAGCCATGTATGCATTTACATAATAAGGATTTTGGATAGCTATCTCTAAGTATTCTATGGCTTTTGTGTAGTTTTGTTGAAGGATCATTAAAGAACCAAGGTTGTTATAGGCTTCTGCATAGTCAGGTTTAATAGCAATAGCGTCTTTAAACGCTTGTTTAGCCTTTTCGTAGTCATTTTTTCCCATATAGGCCAAACCAAGAAGATTATAAACCTCTGGGTCGCATTTTTTTCTTTCATTTTGTAAAGCCTTTTTAAGCTCCTCTATCGTGCCTTGAGTGGTTGCGTTTTCTAAAAGCTGTAGATTTCTTCTTATACTACAGATGTCGCACTGGCTTGATTTTTCTGCTAATTCAAGTTCCTTTAAAGCCTCAGTATAACGTCGCTCTTGGATAAAGGTTTGGGCTATCTCTTTATGAGAGGAAATTTTTTGTTCAAAATACTGAGGACTAGCCCTACATCCTCCTAAAACTAAACCAACCCCTATCCCTAATAAAATCAATTGTTTTTTCATAGCCCTAACCCTCTAAAAATTTTAGAAAGACTTTTCTTGTCCTTGGTCCGTCATATTCTGCGAAAAAAATTCTTTGCCAAGTTCCTAAAACAGGTTTGCCCTTTTCCACAATAAAGGTTAGAGAAGGACCGGTAAGAGAAGATTTTACATGTCCTGGAGAGTTTCCTTCTAAATGTTTATATGGAAGATTTTCTGGGGCTATCCTTTCAAAAGCCATAATTAGGTCTTCTTTTACCGACGGGTCTGCCCCTTCGTTAATGATAATCCCTGCTGTGGTGTGAGGAACATAGAGCACACAAATCCCATCCTTAGGAGGAAGTCTTTTTACTACTTCTTCAGTAATGTCGATCAATTCAACTTTTTTATGGGTTTTAACAGTGATTACTTCCATATGTTTTTTGATATATACCAAAAATTTATAAAAGTCAATACACAAAAAAATTTAAATTCTTAACAAACCACCGTTAACATGAAAAACACAACCGGTGATGTAGCTTGCCTTTTCACTTGCTAAGAAACATACAAGATAAGCTACTTCTTCTGGTGTTCCAGGTCTTTTTAGAGGAATTTCTTGCAAAAAGGCCTCTTTAACTTTTTCGGGAAGTTTACTTGTCATATCGGTTTCTATATAACCTGGGGCGACTGCGTTAACGGTTATGTTGCGGGAGGCTACTTCTAAAGCCAAAGATTTAGTCAATCCTATGATCCCTGCTTTGGCTGCTGCATAGTTGGTTTGACCTGGGTTTCCGCTAAAAGCTACTACCGAAGAGATGTTGATAATCCTTCCCCACTTAGTTTTAGTCATCATCGGAAGAACCGCTTGAGTAACATAAAAGACTGAGTAAAGGTTGGTTTTGAT is a genomic window containing:
- a CDS encoding lipopolysaccharide assembly protein LapB; translation: MKKQLILLGIGVGLVLGGCRASPQYFEQKISSHKEIAQTFIQERRYTEALKELELAEKSSQCDICSIRRNLQLLENATTQGTIEELKKALQNERKKCDPEVYNLLGLAYMGKNDYEKAKQAFKDAIAIKPDYAEAYNNLGSLMILQQNYTKAIEYLEIAIQNPYYVNAYMAKTNLGWAYYLAGQKEKGINTLLEAFRENPRYPKSLVYLGYVYLNENDLSAAKFYYKKALDVDKYSSEARFYLGEINFREGNLKLAKELWQSIIWLDPDSPWANKAAERLYFLERAYNRQ
- a CDS encoding secondary thiamine-phosphate synthase enzyme YjbQ, which produces MEVITVKTHKKVELIDITEEVVKRLPPKDGICVLYVPHTTAGIIINEGADPSVKEDLIMAFERIAPENLPYKHLEGNSPGHVKSSLTGPSLTFIVEKGKPVLGTWQRIFFAEYDGPRTRKVFLKFLEG
- the fabG gene encoding 3-oxoacyl-[acyl-carrier-protein] reductase; this translates as MELEGKVALVTGASRGIGRAIAYQLAKEGAEVIINYKGSEDKAKELASEIESLGRKAHLSKFDVANPEEVKKAIKEIEESIGPIEILVNNAGITRDALFLRMKEEDWDLVIKTNLYSVFYVTQAVLPMMTKTKWGRIINISSVVAFSGNPGQTNYAAAKAGIIGLTKSLALEVASRNITVNAVAPGYIETDMTSKLPEKVKEAFLQEIPLKRPGTPEEVAYLVCFLASEKASYITGCVFHVNGGLLRI